A genomic stretch from Thermomonospora umbrina includes:
- a CDS encoding SDR family NAD(P)-dependent oxidoreductase, whose amino-acid sequence MTALTGRVALVTGGSRGIGAAIARRLAREGADVAVTYARSADRARAVVAEIEDAGRRGTAIAADAADPTAVTDAVERAVDRLGGLDILVNNAGIAPYGPFEDVTVEEIDHALAVHARAAFIAAQAAAPHLEGGGRIIGIGSNLAERLPYPGWTLYAMSKSALTGLTKGLARDLGPRGITVNLVQPGSTDTEMNPADAPEADAERALTALGRYAEAEEIAATVAHLAGPGGAYITGTAITVDGGFAA is encoded by the coding sequence ATGACGGCATTGACGGGCAGGGTCGCGCTGGTCACCGGGGGCAGCCGGGGCATCGGCGCCGCGATCGCCCGCAGGCTGGCCCGGGAGGGCGCCGACGTGGCGGTGACGTACGCCCGATCCGCCGACCGGGCGCGGGCCGTCGTCGCCGAGATCGAGGACGCCGGACGGCGCGGCACCGCGATCGCCGCCGACGCCGCCGACCCCACGGCGGTCACCGACGCGGTGGAACGCGCCGTCGACCGGCTCGGCGGGCTCGACATCCTGGTCAACAACGCCGGGATCGCCCCCTACGGGCCGTTCGAGGACGTCACCGTCGAGGAGATCGACCACGCGCTGGCGGTGCACGCGCGGGCCGCGTTCATCGCCGCGCAGGCCGCCGCGCCCCACCTGGAGGGCGGCGGCCGCATCATCGGCATCGGCAGCAACCTGGCCGAACGGCTCCCCTACCCGGGCTGGACGCTGTACGCCATGAGCAAGTCGGCGCTGACCGGGCTGACCAAGGGCCTGGCCCGCGACCTCGGGCCGCGCGGCATCACCGTCAATCTGGTGCAGCCGGGCTCCACCGACACCGAGATGAACCCCGCCGACGCCCCCGAGGCCGACGCCGAACGGGCCCTCACCGCGCTCGGCCGCTACGCCGAGGCCGAGGAGATCGCCGCCACCGTGGCCCACCTCGCGGGCCCCGGCGGCGCGTACATCACGGGGACGGCGATCACCGTCGACGGCGGGTTCGCCGCGTGA
- a CDS encoding DMT family transporter: MTWLILLGAAALECVWAVAFKQSDGLTKAWPALIGVTTAIASVVLLTIALRTLPVGTAYAVWTGLGAAGVAAAGIVAFGESASPVRLGFLGLILVGVGGLRLVEGG; encoded by the coding sequence ATGACCTGGCTCATCCTGCTGGGCGCCGCCGCGCTGGAATGCGTGTGGGCGGTCGCCTTCAAACAGTCCGACGGCCTGACCAAGGCGTGGCCCGCCCTGATCGGCGTGACCACCGCGATCGCCAGCGTCGTCCTGCTGACGATCGCGCTGCGCACGCTCCCGGTCGGCACCGCCTACGCGGTCTGGACGGGTCTGGGGGCCGCCGGGGTCGCCGCGGCCGGGATCGTCGCGTTCGGCGAGAGCGCCTCACCGGTGCGACTGGGATTCCTGGGCCTCATCCTCGTCGGCGTCGGCGGCCTGCGCCTCGTCGAAGGCGGCTGA
- a CDS encoding TetR/AcrR family transcriptional regulator produces MTVRFITETLPVIGQGPAERADAARSRRKILRAAAELVAEGGAEKLSLDEVAHAAQVGIGTVYRRFGDRAGLLLALLDGGERRFQEDFMQGPPPLGPGAPPAERVRAFLHAIVDHVERQPDLLLVAEGVAPQIRYGSGHHATRRLHLVTLLGALLPGAKVHYLAEALLAPLTPSLIVYQRRHQGLSVEEIKSGLDDLLRLTLGRL; encoded by the coding sequence GTGACGGTGCGATTCATCACCGAGACCCTGCCGGTGATCGGGCAGGGGCCGGCCGAACGCGCGGACGCCGCGCGGAGCCGGCGCAAGATCCTCCGGGCCGCCGCGGAGCTGGTCGCCGAGGGCGGGGCGGAGAAGCTGTCCCTCGACGAGGTCGCGCACGCGGCCCAGGTCGGCATCGGAACGGTCTACCGACGGTTCGGTGACCGGGCGGGGCTGCTGCTGGCGCTGCTGGACGGCGGCGAACGCCGCTTCCAGGAGGACTTCATGCAGGGGCCGCCGCCGCTCGGGCCCGGAGCCCCCCCGGCGGAACGGGTCCGCGCGTTCCTGCACGCCATCGTCGACCACGTCGAACGGCAGCCGGACCTGCTGCTGGTCGCCGAGGGTGTCGCGCCGCAGATCCGGTACGGCTCCGGCCACCACGCCACCCGCCGGCTCCACCTGGTCACCCTGCTGGGCGCGCTCCTGCCGGGGGCGAAGGTCCACTACCTGGCGGAGGCGCTGCTCGCCCCGCTCACCCCGAGCCTGATCGTCTATCAGCGCCGGCATCAAGGACTCTCGGTCGAGGAGATCAAGTCCGGTCTCGACGACCTGCTCCGACTGACCCTCGGACGTCTCTGA
- a CDS encoding ArsR/SmtB family transcription factor — MADDQLSVTFAALADPTRRALLARLAEGEATVNELAEPFSISLQAISKHLKVLERAGLISRGREAQWRPCKLETAPLEGASAWIERHREMWRDRFDRLDLEIQEIQRRRKGPDHGRD, encoded by the coding sequence ATGGCGGACGATCAGCTCAGCGTCACCTTCGCCGCGCTGGCCGACCCCACGCGCCGGGCCCTCCTGGCCCGACTGGCGGAGGGGGAGGCGACCGTCAACGAGTTGGCGGAGCCCTTCTCGATCAGCCTTCAGGCGATCTCCAAACATCTGAAGGTGCTCGAACGGGCCGGGCTGATCAGCCGGGGCCGGGAGGCGCAGTGGCGGCCCTGCAAGCTGGAGACGGCTCCGCTGGAGGGCGCGTCCGCCTGGATCGAGCGCCACCGCGAGATGTGGCGCGATCGGTTCGACCGCCTCGACCTGGAAATCCAAGAGATACAGCGCAGAAGGAAGGGACCAGACCATGGCCGAGACTGA
- a CDS encoding chorismate-binding protein, with the protein MKDAFAHVGGTLATGLADVTSDPAALDSGGWWAVVVTYEGKVTCARFTDVRPGRPPAAPWRGPEKWTTSLDESAYVAGVRRIQDAIADGVVYQANLCRVLSAPLPAGADIAGLGALLAEGNPAPYAMTLRLPGTEIASASPELYLARDGDVVESRPIKGTARTVAGLLPKDRAENVMIVDLVRNDLGRVAEVGSVEVPALCAAEEHPGLVHLVSTVRARLRSGVGWPELLAASFPPGSVTGAPKASALTLLDTLEPVPRGPYCGAIGWVDGDSRRGALAVGIRTFWTADGLLNFGTGAGITWGSDPVGEWRETELKAARLLEVSTGEGLGQR; encoded by the coding sequence ATGAAGGACGCGTTCGCCCATGTCGGCGGGACGCTGGCCACCGGGCTCGCCGACGTGACCAGCGACCCGGCCGCGCTGGACTCCGGCGGGTGGTGGGCGGTGGTGGTGACCTACGAGGGGAAGGTCACCTGCGCCCGCTTCACCGACGTGCGGCCCGGCCGGCCGCCCGCCGCGCCGTGGCGCGGCCCGGAGAAGTGGACGACCTCGCTGGACGAGTCCGCCTACGTCGCGGGGGTGCGCCGCATCCAGGACGCGATCGCCGACGGGGTCGTCTACCAGGCCAACCTGTGCCGGGTGCTGTCCGCGCCGCTGCCCGCCGGCGCCGACATCGCGGGGCTGGGGGCGCTCCTCGCCGAGGGCAATCCCGCGCCGTACGCCATGACCCTGCGGCTGCCCGGGACGGAGATCGCCAGCGCCTCCCCGGAGCTGTACCTGGCGCGGGACGGGGACGTGGTGGAGTCGAGGCCGATCAAGGGCACCGCGCGCACGGTCGCCGGCCTGCTGCCCAAGGACCGCGCCGAGAACGTGATGATCGTCGATCTGGTCCGCAACGATCTGGGGCGGGTCGCCGAGGTCGGCTCCGTGGAGGTCCCGGCGCTGTGCGCGGCCGAGGAGCATCCGGGGCTCGTCCATCTGGTGTCGACGGTGCGGGCGCGGTTGCGTTCGGGGGTCGGCTGGCCCGAGCTGCTCGCCGCGTCGTTCCCGCCGGGGTCGGTCACGGGCGCGCCCAAGGCGAGTGCGCTCACCCTGCTCGACACGCTCGAACCCGTGCCCCGGGGCCCGTACTGTGGTGCCATCGGCTGGGTGGACGGGGACTCCCGGCGCGGTGCGCTCGCGGTCGGCATCCGCACCTTCTGGACGGCGGACGGGCTGTTGAACTTCGGCACCGGAGCGGGCATCACATGGGGTTCGGACCCCGTCGGGGAATGGCGCGAGACCGAGCTCAAGGCGGCTCGGCTGTTGGAGGTGTCGACTGGTGAAGGTCTGGGTCAACGGTGA
- a CDS encoding bifunctional 3-(3-hydroxy-phenyl)propionate/3-hydroxycinnamic acid hydroxylase, protein MTVDLQADVVIVGHGPIGQTLAALLAQRGRSVIVVERWERPYTLPRAVAYDGESARILASAGIDPSLGERGRPLGDYVWRNRAGEDLLNFTGLGRISPQGWPVVTSMYQPGLEDALIARGAELPGLRVHRGHEATAIVDRGGSVLLTAEPRGGDHGREPLRVEADWLVGCDGANSFVRAAMGVGFTELGFGHDWLICDVTPTTPREYVPDNLQICDPERPRTSVAAGPGHRRWEFMRIDGETIADLDTPEAAWRLLAREGETPENATLDRHAVYTFKAGHAAEWRKGRLLLAGDAAHLMPPFAGQGMCSGFRDAANLAWKLDLVLAGLADDDVLDTYTDERREHVQHAILRSVELGRVICEPDPDAAARRDEEMIAALRALGGSQRAVLEVRPLSGGLLHTTGGDLAPNGEVTVDGATGRFDDVVGTGFALISLDPVEGLLDEGRRAFLEKLGARVVRVVPTGARPGADEATDVTGVYAAHLAERSARTMLVRPDFTVFGTAAGPAGTAALIDDLGARLGPRRATSRR, encoded by the coding sequence GTGACCGTTGACCTGCAGGCCGACGTCGTGATCGTCGGGCACGGACCGATCGGGCAGACCCTCGCCGCCCTCCTCGCCCAGCGCGGCCGGAGCGTCATCGTGGTCGAACGCTGGGAACGCCCGTACACCCTGCCGCGCGCCGTGGCCTACGACGGCGAGTCCGCGCGCATCCTCGCCTCGGCCGGGATCGATCCCTCGCTCGGCGAACGGGGACGGCCCCTCGGCGACTACGTGTGGCGCAACCGCGCGGGCGAGGACCTCCTGAACTTCACGGGCCTGGGCCGCATCAGCCCCCAGGGCTGGCCGGTGGTCACCTCCATGTACCAGCCGGGCCTGGAGGACGCCTTGATCGCGCGGGGCGCGGAGCTGCCCGGCCTGCGCGTGCATCGCGGCCACGAGGCGACGGCGATCGTCGACCGTGGCGGGTCGGTGCTGCTGACCGCCGAGCCCCGGGGCGGCGACCACGGCCGCGAGCCGCTGCGGGTCGAGGCGGACTGGCTCGTGGGCTGCGACGGGGCCAACAGTTTCGTCCGCGCGGCGATGGGCGTCGGGTTCACCGAGCTGGGGTTCGGCCACGACTGGCTGATCTGCGACGTCACGCCCACGACGCCGCGCGAGTACGTCCCCGACAACCTGCAGATCTGCGACCCGGAACGGCCTCGGACGTCGGTCGCGGCGGGCCCGGGGCATCGGCGGTGGGAGTTCATGCGGATCGACGGCGAGACGATCGCGGACCTCGACACCCCCGAGGCGGCGTGGCGGTTGCTCGCCCGCGAGGGCGAGACCCCGGAGAACGCCACCCTCGACCGGCACGCCGTCTACACGTTCAAGGCCGGACACGCCGCCGAGTGGCGGAAGGGACGGCTGCTGCTGGCCGGGGACGCCGCCCACCTGATGCCGCCGTTCGCGGGGCAGGGGATGTGCTCGGGCTTCCGGGACGCGGCCAACCTCGCCTGGAAGCTGGACCTGGTGCTCGCCGGCCTGGCGGACGACGACGTGCTGGACACCTACACCGACGAGCGCCGCGAGCACGTCCAGCACGCGATCCTCCGCTCGGTCGAGCTCGGCCGCGTCATCTGCGAGCCCGACCCGGACGCCGCCGCACGGCGCGACGAGGAGATGATCGCCGCCCTGCGCGCGCTGGGCGGTTCGCAGCGGGCGGTGCTGGAGGTTCGGCCGCTGAGCGGCGGACTGCTGCACACGACCGGGGGCGATCTCGCCCCGAACGGCGAGGTCACCGTCGACGGTGCGACGGGCCGCTTCGACGACGTCGTCGGAACGGGCTTCGCGCTGATCTCCCTCGACCCCGTCGAGGGGCTCCTCGACGAGGGGCGGCGGGCGTTCCTGGAGAAGCTCGGTGCGCGCGTCGTCCGCGTCGTTCCTACGGGCGCGCGACCCGGGGCCGACGAGGCGACCGACGTGACCGGTGTGTACGCCGCCCACCTGGCCGAACGCTCCGCGCGGACGATGCTCGTCCGGCCCGACTTCACCGTCTTCGGCACCGCCGCGGGGCCGGCCGGGACCGCCGCCCTGATCGACGACCTGGGCGCCCGGCTCGGCCCCCGGCGGGCTACTTCACGGCGGTGA
- a CDS encoding MFS transporter — translation MHDPPFMKRTASDRRVIAVVVVVQALISLGYFAVMTHVVLHLRDDLGLLAGTITLMLGLRTALQYALFLPVGAVIDLVGAARAGVVACALRAVGFAALGAAGGPPGLFASVLLLAVGGALFHAAAQSLLAGVAPERRARGFAAYTVVGQAAAVAGPPAGLLLLGGGFGLVATAAATAWAVAALLFLLLNDRPRTPRGRTRITEVGRRMSGSVATVLRDRGFVRWALAVSPVTLLLTQTMTVVPLTGSGPGRTTLFLSVAALVASLVQPWCAAARRGEDPRVLKTGLLCAGAGYALLAALPDETGRLTVLLLASVLSGLATGLCHAATFQTLARSAPPGRFGAYFGVLHFFSGLVALAGGTATGRLIDAAPWGTPLALTLLATLSVLPTLALRGPHEDQPHRPRAHTKAAPP, via the coding sequence GTGCATGACCCGCCCTTCATGAAGCGCACCGCGTCCGACCGCCGGGTGATCGCGGTCGTCGTCGTGGTCCAGGCGCTGATCTCCCTCGGCTACTTCGCGGTGATGACGCACGTGGTCCTCCACCTGCGCGACGACCTCGGCCTGCTCGCCGGGACGATCACCCTGATGCTCGGGCTCCGCACCGCCCTCCAGTACGCGCTGTTCCTACCGGTCGGCGCCGTCATCGACCTGGTGGGGGCGGCGCGCGCCGGCGTGGTGGCCTGCGCGCTGCGGGCGGTCGGCTTCGCGGCGCTCGGTGCGGCGGGCGGCCCGCCCGGTCTGTTCGCCTCGGTGCTGCTGTTGGCGGTCGGCGGCGCCCTGTTCCACGCGGCGGCCCAGTCGCTGCTCGCCGGGGTGGCCCCCGAACGCCGCGCCCGCGGGTTCGCCGCGTACACGGTGGTCGGTCAGGCGGCGGCGGTGGCCGGTCCGCCCGCCGGCCTGCTGCTGCTCGGCGGCGGTTTCGGCCTGGTGGCGACGGCCGCCGCGACCGCGTGGGCCGTCGCCGCTCTGCTGTTCCTCCTGCTGAACGACCGGCCCCGCACGCCGCGCGGACGCACCCGGATCACCGAGGTGGGCCGCCGGATGTCCGGGAGCGTGGCGACGGTCCTCCGAGACCGAGGCTTCGTGAGGTGGGCGCTGGCGGTCTCCCCGGTCACCCTCCTCCTCACCCAGACGATGACCGTGGTGCCGCTCACGGGGTCCGGCCCCGGACGCACGACCCTGTTCCTGTCCGTCGCGGCCCTGGTCGCGAGCCTCGTACAACCGTGGTGCGCCGCGGCCCGCCGAGGAGAGGACCCCCGCGTGCTCAAGACCGGCCTCCTGTGCGCGGGTGCCGGATACGCACTCCTGGCGGCGCTCCCGGACGAAACGGGACGCCTGACGGTCCTCCTGCTCGCGTCCGTCCTCAGCGGCCTCGCCACCGGCCTGTGCCACGCGGCCACGTTCCAGACCCTCGCCCGCTCCGCGCCGCCCGGCCGGTTCGGCGCCTACTTCGGCGTGCTCCACTTCTTCTCGGGCCTGGTCGCCTTGGCCGGCGGCACCGCAACCGGCCGACTCATCGACGCCGCCCCGTGGGGCACGCCCCTGGCCCTCACCCTCCTGGCGACCCTGTCCGTCCTACCCACCCTCGCCCTCAGAGGCCCCCACGAAGACCAACCACACCGACCAAGAGCCCACACCAAGGCCGCCCCACCGTGA
- a CDS encoding arylamine N-acetyltransferase family protein yields the protein MVDAERYLAGIGYPDPVDHTPRALRELHRRHMERVPYDNSAWVERGESGLIAADIDLDAVFGAGVLGGRGGNCLELSGSFHRLLDGLGFEPEIYSAALWEPDGRFADAEAHLLLGVRLRGELWLVDVGFAGPGFIEPLRVTDGVQEQHGCGYRVTENGGRLTIERRPRDGAWRALYRLTPRPRAFGDWHDGPDGVGRRASTGELVAATTVMRARATERGQSVLVGRVLTTVDDGVQRTRVLVDPAEFRAATDRILGVPAGDR from the coding sequence ATGGTCGACGCGGAACGGTACCTGGCCGGGATCGGATATCCCGACCCGGTGGACCACACCCCCCGGGCCCTGCGGGAATTGCACCGCCGTCACATGGAACGGGTCCCTTACGACAACTCCGCATGGGTCGAGCGCGGCGAGTCGGGGCTCATCGCGGCGGACATCGACCTCGACGCCGTGTTCGGCGCGGGAGTCCTCGGCGGCCGTGGCGGCAACTGCCTGGAGCTGAGCGGCTCGTTCCACCGGCTGCTCGACGGGCTCGGATTCGAGCCGGAGATCTACTCGGCAGCGCTGTGGGAGCCGGACGGCCGGTTCGCCGACGCCGAGGCGCACCTCCTGCTCGGCGTCCGGCTCCGGGGCGAGCTGTGGCTGGTGGACGTGGGCTTCGCGGGACCCGGCTTCATCGAGCCGCTCCGCGTGACCGACGGCGTCCAGGAACAGCACGGCTGCGGATACCGGGTGACGGAGAACGGCGGCCGCCTCACGATCGAACGCCGGCCCCGGGACGGCGCCTGGCGCGCCCTCTACCGGTTGACGCCCAGACCGCGCGCGTTCGGCGACTGGCACGACGGGCCCGACGGCGTCGGCCGCCGCGCCTCCACGGGGGAACTGGTCGCGGCCACCACGGTCATGCGGGCCCGCGCCACGGAACGCGGGCAGAGCGTCCTCGTCGGCCGGGTCCTCACGACCGTGGACGACGGCGTTCAGAGGACCCGCGTCCTGGTCGACCCGGCCGAGTTCCGGGCCGCGACCGACCGCATCCTGGGGGTGCCCGCCGGTGACCGTTGA
- the wrbA gene encoding NAD(P)H:quinone oxidoreductase, with product MSPKIAVIYYSSTGSVHALAGALAEGAEKAGAEVRVRRVAELAPESAIDANPAWRAHAGESADVPVADHDDLRWADGYAFGTPTRFGNVAAQLKQFLDSTGQLWLDGTFTSKPFTGFTSTINLHGGSEATLIALYLQAFHWGSVLVPPGYNDVSVPDAYGNPYGVSHPTKVGGARPDEKALSAARFQGRYLATITGQLLAGLQN from the coding sequence ATGTCCCCGAAGATCGCGGTGATCTACTACTCCTCGACCGGGAGCGTGCACGCGCTCGCCGGCGCGCTCGCGGAGGGAGCCGAGAAGGCCGGTGCGGAGGTGCGGGTCCGGCGGGTGGCCGAGCTGGCGCCGGAGTCGGCGATCGACGCCAACCCCGCCTGGCGCGCGCACGCGGGCGAGAGCGCGGACGTTCCGGTCGCCGATCACGACGACCTGCGCTGGGCGGACGGGTACGCGTTCGGCACGCCGACCCGGTTCGGCAACGTGGCGGCGCAGCTCAAGCAGTTCCTCGACTCGACCGGGCAGCTCTGGCTGGACGGGACGTTCACCAGCAAGCCGTTCACCGGCTTCACCAGCACGATCAACCTGCACGGCGGCAGCGAGGCGACGCTGATCGCGCTGTATCTGCAGGCGTTCCACTGGGGGTCGGTGCTGGTGCCGCCCGGGTACAACGACGTGAGCGTCCCCGACGCCTACGGCAACCCGTACGGGGTGTCGCACCCGACGAAGGTCGGCGGTGCGCGCCCCGACGAGAAGGCGCTGTCGGCGGCCCGGTTCCAGGGGCGGTACCTGGCGACCATCACCGGTCAGCTCCTGGCCGGGCTGCAGAACTAG
- a CDS encoding methyltransferase — MPTNEELLRTHYSALGRGDPDAAADVFADGVPSAPPPLPNDVRPRAREFVPASDERVVVLGDYRAGDEAVPFVHTWRFADGKVVEVTDVHDAARLGALIAGAGDDGGLRDMATGFMVSQVLHAAVDVGVFTALRDGPMDGESLRRRLGLHERGARDFFDALAALGLLERGDGVYANTPVTAAHLGDAEADSYLGGLLAYIGSHWYWSWGRLADALRTGKSQSYGGEFPYDAIQADPELAERFQQAMFATSTALRAAIAGGFAWERVGTVADIGCADGSLLARLLTAHPHLRGIGFDLPAGVSGFRRTVARHGLEDRARFEAGDFRAGPLPRADALLFAHILIDWDAETRHMLLAKAYRALPEGGTILIVDTLLEETRGPDSAAGLLVGLHMLVDQRGGPSYSAEECFDWLGKAGFRDRRVRSLSGFDRLITAVK; from the coding sequence ATGCCAACGAACGAGGAACTCCTGCGCACCCACTACTCCGCGCTCGGCCGCGGAGACCCCGATGCCGCGGCCGACGTGTTCGCGGACGGCGTCCCGTCCGCGCCGCCCCCGCTCCCGAACGACGTACGGCCGCGGGCCCGGGAGTTCGTGCCGGCGTCCGACGAGCGGGTCGTCGTGCTCGGCGACTACCGCGCGGGGGATGAGGCGGTGCCGTTCGTCCACACGTGGCGGTTCGCGGACGGCAAGGTCGTGGAGGTGACCGACGTCCACGACGCCGCCCGTCTGGGCGCGCTGATCGCGGGGGCGGGCGATGACGGCGGCCTGCGGGACATGGCCACCGGCTTCATGGTCTCGCAGGTGCTGCACGCGGCCGTCGACGTGGGCGTCTTCACGGCGCTCCGGGACGGCCCGATGGACGGCGAGAGCCTCCGCCGGAGGCTGGGCCTGCACGAGCGGGGGGCGCGGGACTTCTTCGACGCGCTCGCCGCGCTCGGGCTCCTCGAACGAGGGGACGGGGTCTACGCGAACACGCCCGTGACCGCGGCCCATCTCGGTGACGCCGAGGCGGACTCCTACCTCGGCGGGCTGCTGGCGTACATCGGGAGCCACTGGTACTGGTCGTGGGGTCGGCTCGCCGATGCGCTGCGCACCGGGAAGTCGCAGTCGTACGGGGGCGAGTTCCCCTACGACGCGATCCAGGCCGACCCCGAACTGGCGGAGCGCTTCCAGCAGGCGATGTTCGCCACCTCCACCGCGCTCCGGGCCGCCATCGCCGGGGGCTTCGCGTGGGAACGGGTCGGCACGGTCGCCGACATCGGCTGCGCGGACGGGTCCCTGCTCGCCCGGCTGCTCACCGCCCACCCGCACCTGCGCGGGATCGGCTTCGATCTGCCGGCGGGCGTGTCCGGTTTCCGCCGGACCGTCGCGCGGCACGGCCTGGAGGATCGGGCGCGCTTCGAGGCCGGCGACTTCCGGGCCGGACCGCTCCCCCGGGCCGACGCCCTGCTGTTCGCGCACATCCTGATCGACTGGGACGCCGAGACGCGGCACATGCTGCTGGCCAAGGCGTACCGGGCGCTCCCCGAGGGCGGCACGATCCTGATCGTGGACACGCTGCTCGAGGAGACCCGGGGGCCCGACAGCGCCGCCGGGCTGCTGGTCGGCCTGCACATGCTGGTCGACCAGCGGGGCGGTCCGAGCTACAGCGCCGAGGAGTGCTTCGACTGGCTCGGCAAGGCCGGGTTCCGGGACCGCCGGGTGCGGTCCCTGTCGGGGTTCGATCGGCTCATCACCGCCGTGAAGTAG
- a CDS encoding aminotransferase class IV, whose amino-acid sequence MKVWVNGELLAPEDARVSVYDHGMLVGDGVFETVKAVRGEPFALTRHLRRLARSAAGLGLPEPDAEALRRGTLDALATAPAWPLARIRITYTSGSGPLGSDRGREGTTASVIVAEQQPFPPIGEVGVVPWRRNEHGALAGLKTTSYADNVVALAYARQRGAGEAIFGNLAGNLCEGTGSNVFVVRDGRLITPPLSSGCLAGVTRELVLEWCGGEEADLPLAEFAEVQEAFLTSTTRDVQPIRAIDGTALPVAPGPVTAKAMETFAARAAEITDP is encoded by the coding sequence GTGAAGGTCTGGGTCAACGGTGAGCTGCTGGCTCCCGAGGACGCCCGCGTGTCGGTCTACGACCACGGCATGCTGGTCGGCGACGGGGTCTTCGAGACCGTCAAGGCGGTGCGCGGCGAGCCGTTCGCGCTGACCCGCCATCTGCGCCGGCTGGCCCGGTCGGCGGCGGGCCTGGGCCTGCCGGAGCCGGACGCCGAGGCGCTGCGCCGGGGCACCCTGGACGCGCTCGCGACGGCCCCCGCGTGGCCGTTGGCGCGCATCCGCATCACGTACACCAGCGGCTCGGGGCCGCTGGGCTCGGACCGGGGGCGCGAGGGCACGACGGCCAGCGTCATCGTGGCCGAGCAGCAGCCGTTCCCGCCGATCGGCGAGGTCGGCGTGGTGCCGTGGCGGCGCAACGAGCACGGCGCGCTGGCGGGGCTCAAGACCACCTCGTACGCCGACAACGTGGTCGCCCTCGCGTACGCCAGGCAGCGCGGTGCGGGCGAGGCGATCTTCGGCAACCTCGCCGGGAACCTGTGCGAGGGCACCGGCTCCAACGTGTTCGTGGTCCGCGACGGCCGTCTGATCACGCCGCCGCTGTCGTCCGGCTGTCTGGCCGGAGTGACCCGCGAGCTGGTCCTGGAGTGGTGCGGCGGCGAGGAGGCGGATCTCCCGCTGGCGGAGTTCGCCGAGGTCCAAGAGGCGTTCCTGACCTCCACGACCCGTGACGTCCAGCCGATCCGGGCGATCGACGGGACCGCCCTGCCGGTGGCCCCGGGGCCGGTGACGGCGAAGGCGATGGAGACCTTCGCCGCCCGCGCCGCCGAGATCACCGATCCCTGA
- a CDS encoding SRPBCC family protein: MAETEFVIEPGKQDIVITRVFDAPPAVLFEAYTDPEIVKRWMGPRKYEMTIDRWDPTSGGSYRYVHHAGDETYAFRGVFHDVEEGSRIVQTFEFEGMPGHVSLESVTFEEIEGGRTKVVGLSVFQSAEDRDGMAASGMETGVKEGFERLDEVLASR, encoded by the coding sequence ATGGCCGAGACTGAATTCGTGATTGAGCCCGGCAAGCAGGACATCGTCATCACCCGCGTCTTCGACGCGCCGCCGGCCGTGCTCTTCGAGGCGTACACCGACCCGGAGATCGTCAAGCGGTGGATGGGCCCGCGCAAGTACGAGATGACCATCGACCGCTGGGACCCCACCTCCGGTGGCTCCTACCGGTACGTGCACCACGCGGGGGACGAGACGTACGCCTTCCGGGGCGTCTTCCACGACGTCGAGGAGGGCAGCCGGATCGTCCAGACCTTCGAGTTCGAGGGCATGCCCGGCCACGTCTCGCTGGAGTCCGTGACGTTCGAGGAGATCGAGGGCGGTCGGACCAAGGTCGTCGGCCTCTCCGTCTTCCAGTCCGCCGAGGACCGTGACGGCATGGCGGCCTCCGGCATGGAGACCGGCGTCAAGGAGGGCTTCGAGCGCCTCGACGAGGTCCTGGCCTCCCGCTGA